The Candidatus Lokiarchaeota archaeon genome contains a region encoding:
- a CDS encoding Txe/YoeB family addiction module toxin: DDYLYWQDTDKKILWRINNMIKETTRNPFEGIGKPEPLKHALSGYWSRRITEEHRFVYKVFKNSLHIAQLRYYY, encoded by the coding sequence GGACGACTATCTCTATTGGCAAGACACGGACAAAAAGATTCTTTGGCGCATCAATAACATGATCAAAGAAACCACGCGAAACCCATTTGAAGGCATTGGCAAGCCTGAACCCCTTAAACATGCTCTTTCGGGATATTGGTCTAGACGCATCACCGAAGAACATAGATTCGTTTACAAAGTTTTCAAAAACTCCCTTCACATCGCTCAACTTCGATACTACTACTGA
- a CDS encoding addiction module toxin, HicA family, producing the protein MDSRTIIKILKRNGWHEVAKAGSHTQFRHPDKRGRVTVPHPNKDIPAGTLKSIERQSGLKFN; encoded by the coding sequence ATGGATAGCCGTACTATTATCAAGATTCTAAAGCGTAATGGTTGGCACGAAGTGGCCAAAGCTGGCTCTCACACTCAGTTTCGGCATCCGGACAAAAGGGGTCGGGTTACCGTTCCACACCCGAACAAGGACATCCCCGCGGGTACTTTGAAAAGCATTGAGAGGCAATCGGGACTCAAATTTAATTGA
- a CDS encoding ribbon-helix-helix protein, CopG family — MANYIAIVHKDAKSEFGVSFPDFPGCITAGKDIDEAKDMAQEALTLHIQGLLEDGERLPAPSKLEEIMADPDFSDAVAYLVVDVPDTRPRTLRVNITVPEMTLKQIDAAAKKRGMSRSSFLVHAAQNAIQSNQSSM, encoded by the coding sequence ATGGCAAACTATATTGCGATTGTACATAAGGACGCCAAGAGCGAGTTCGGCGTTTCGTTTCCAGACTTTCCGGGCTGCATTACAGCCGGTAAAGACATCGATGAAGCCAAGGATATGGCTCAGGAAGCACTTACCCTTCATATTCAAGGCTTGCTCGAAGATGGTGAAAGACTCCCGGCCCCTTCAAAGCTTGAGGAAATCATGGCCGATCCCGATTTCAGTGATGCCGTGGCTTACTTAGTCGTCGATGTTCCTGATACTAGGCCCCGAACGCTTAGGGTTAATATCACTGTTCCGGAAATGACACTTAAACAGATTGATGCAGCAGCCAAAAAGCGTGGAATGTCGAGGTCGTCGTTTCTCGTTCATGCTGCCCAGAATGCCATTCAGTCTAACCAATCATCTATGTAG